Proteins co-encoded in one Metabacillus sp. KUDC1714 genomic window:
- a CDS encoding sensor histidine kinase, translating into MSIIQRQILLAAIFSLVLFILFSIMFFIAFPLGSWSSLWERRVIDLPFIYIVPSVCLLLGVCYGLILGYFWKKQLLTVETAVRELEKGRTIPVEPHAIPEVHDIWVRIEKVQKHIFEQTKLSQKLANEKAEDQEKIIQEMVSQERNRLARELHDSVSQQLFAASMMMSAITESKPLSDDRESKQLKLIEETIHQSQLEMRALLLHLRPAALKGKSLQEGVQELLVELIQKVTMNIKWKVEPIPLDKGVEDHLFRILQESVSNTLRHAKATSLDVLLIKRDDFVIMRVTDDGIGFEVDEGKTGSYGLQNMRERAVEIGGTLKIVSLKNKGTRLEVRVPVLQIEGDVE; encoded by the coding sequence ATGAGTATTATCCAAAGACAGATTCTGCTCGCTGCAATTTTTTCACTTGTGTTATTTATTTTATTTTCGATTATGTTTTTTATTGCGTTTCCTTTGGGGAGCTGGAGTTCATTGTGGGAGAGGAGGGTGATCGATTTACCCTTTATCTATATTGTTCCAAGTGTATGCCTTCTGTTGGGAGTATGTTACGGGTTAATATTAGGGTATTTTTGGAAAAAACAACTTCTTACTGTTGAAACAGCAGTAAGGGAGCTTGAAAAGGGACGTACAATACCAGTTGAGCCACATGCAATTCCTGAAGTTCATGATATTTGGGTTAGAATTGAAAAGGTGCAAAAACATATATTTGAGCAAACTAAGCTTTCTCAGAAGCTAGCAAATGAAAAAGCAGAGGATCAGGAAAAAATAATCCAGGAAATGGTATCTCAAGAAAGAAATCGATTAGCCCGTGAGCTTCATGATTCAGTCAGTCAACAGCTATTTGCTGCCTCTATGATGATGTCGGCGATTACAGAATCAAAGCCACTATCAGATGATAGAGAGTCAAAACAGTTAAAATTAATTGAGGAAACAATCCACCAATCACAGCTTGAAATGAGGGCTCTGCTTTTGCATTTACGTCCTGCCGCTTTAAAGGGAAAGTCACTTCAGGAAGGTGTTCAGGAATTATTGGTAGAATTAATACAAAAGGTGACTATGAATATAAAGTGGAAGGTAGAGCCGATCCCACTGGATAAAGGGGTTGAAGACCATTTATTCAGGATTCTTCAAGAGTCTGTATCGAACACCCTTCGTCATGCAAAAGCAACAAGCCTTGATGTCCTGTTAATTAAACGGGATGATTTTGTCATTATGCGAGTAACAGACGATGGCATTGGTTTTGAGGTTGATGAGGGGAAAACGGGATCTTATGGCTTGCAAAATATGCGCGAACGAGCAGTTGAAATTGGTGGTACATTGAAAATTGTTAGCTTGAAAAACAAGGGAACAAGGTTAGAGGTAAGGGTTCCTGTATTGCAGATAGAGGGTGATGTGGAATGA
- the liaF gene encoding cell wall-active antibiotics response protein LiaF yields the protein MLRNIKSDYLNWIILIGILLLLLEVLFFNGGLIVTFVLSIGFIYLGRKWKPRFVGKAFFWIGWIWLIGTVLNMMTFRYFLCVVLLYIIVQFFQSQKQPKVIKPVILEGNFKAESEPYLKRQKIFENKFFTSQQTPEHVYEWNDVNIQVGIANTVIDLSDTVLPKGEAIIAIRNLVGNVQILVPYEVEVHINHSIMAGTVAVFQEQEQRVINETIVYETAEYESAEQKVKLITASITGKLEVKRV from the coding sequence ATGCTACGAAACATTAAATCAGATTACTTAAACTGGATCATTTTAATAGGGATTCTCCTCCTTCTATTAGAGGTCTTGTTTTTTAATGGAGGCTTAATTGTCACATTTGTTTTATCGATTGGCTTTATTTATTTAGGAAGGAAGTGGAAGCCTCGATTTGTGGGGAAGGCCTTCTTTTGGATTGGTTGGATTTGGCTTATCGGAACGGTGCTAAATATGATGACCTTTCGCTATTTTCTATGTGTCGTCCTTTTATATATAATCGTGCAATTTTTTCAATCACAAAAGCAGCCTAAAGTAATTAAGCCTGTTATTTTAGAGGGCAATTTTAAAGCAGAATCAGAACCTTATTTAAAGAGACAAAAGATCTTTGAAAATAAATTCTTTACGAGTCAGCAGACACCGGAGCATGTTTATGAATGGAATGATGTAAATATCCAGGTTGGCATTGCGAACACAGTCATTGATCTTAGTGATACCGTATTACCAAAAGGGGAAGCGATTATAGCAATTCGTAATTTAGTCGGTAATGTTCAAATCCTTGTTCCGTATGAGGTTGAAGTTCATATCAATCATTCGATTATGGCTGGAACTGTAGCGGTTTTTCAGGAGCAGGAGCAGCGAGTTATAAATGAGACCATTGTCTATGAAACCGCAGAATATGAGTCTGCCGAACAGAAAGTGAAGCTTATTACCGCAAGTATTACAGGTAAACTTGAGGTGAAGCGAGTATGA
- a CDS encoding PspA/IM30 family protein — protein sequence MANIFTRIRDSISADLHEVIDQKEQKNPISVLNHYLRQCENETDKVRKLVERQYLLKEEFNREYNEAVHLAEKRKHQAEIASKAGEAELYEFALKEQTYYEERVARLNESRGQTNRQLEELEQKYEEMKHKLKDMHIKRMELMGRENMARAHHRMNKVVDNNSYSTKAFYRFEEMESYLDRLEHQVNSAYHRNTIDARIAQLEKQQKNQETNTIS from the coding sequence ATGGCAAACATTTTTACTAGAATAAGGGATTCAATTTCAGCTGATCTTCATGAGGTAATCGATCAAAAGGAGCAAAAAAACCCAATATCTGTGCTTAATCATTATTTAAGACAATGTGAAAATGAAACGGATAAGGTACGTAAGCTTGTTGAACGACAATACCTATTAAAGGAAGAGTTTAATCGTGAATACAATGAGGCAGTGCATTTAGCTGAAAAGCGTAAGCATCAAGCTGAAATTGCTTCAAAAGCTGGAGAAGCAGAGCTTTATGAATTTGCTCTAAAGGAGCAAACTTATTACGAGGAACGAGTTGCGCGTTTAAATGAATCACGTGGGCAAACAAATCGTCAACTTGAGGAGCTTGAACAAAAATATGAAGAGATGAAGCATAAGCTAAAGGATATGCATATTAAACGTATGGAGCTTATGGGTAGAGAGAATATGGCTCGTGCCCACCACCGTATGAACAAAGTTGTAGATAACAACAGCTATTCGACAAAGGCATTCTATCGTTTTGAAGAAATGGAAAGCTATCTTGATCGTTTAGAGCATCAAGTAAATTCAGCTTACCATCGCAATACAATTGATGCACGAATTGCACAGCTTGAAAAACAACAGAAAAACCAAGAAACAAATACTATTTCATAA
- a CDS encoding lmo0954 family membrane protein: MKKFGYLLLGGVAVVVLLSNLAPMIALGISLLIMYYAYKGFIKTNSTFNKVVLAIIGVIALFASASNLPAILGFVAVYVLYIVFKKWKNPTAAKKMEDNDPFTNFEKEWNDLKGNL, encoded by the coding sequence ATGAAAAAATTTGGTTACTTACTTTTAGGCGGGGTGGCAGTGGTTGTATTGCTTTCAAATCTTGCCCCTATGATCGCATTAGGAATCAGCCTACTTATCATGTACTACGCATATAAAGGCTTTATCAAAACAAATTCAACATTTAATAAAGTTGTCTTAGCGATCATTGGTGTCATTGCATTATTTGCATCAGCATCTAACCTTCCAGCTATCTTAGGATTTGTTGCTGTTTATGTCCTATATATTGTCTTTAAAAAATGGAAAAACCCAACAGCAGCTAAAAAAATGGAAGATAATGATCCATTCACAAACTTTGAAAAAGAATGGAATGATCTTAAAGGGAATTTGTAA
- a CDS encoding FAD-dependent oxidoreductase encodes MTEEFPQGKMPYEPEPYWKESTQLPTFSPLSIDTEVDVAIVGGGITGITTAYLLTKQGMKVAILEASQILNGTTGHTTAKITAQHGLIYDEFIQHIGEEKTKQYYEANNDALNFVRQTVKDLAIECDLSEEDAYMYAISDDYAQKIMKEYEAYQKLGIHSDFSEDIPLPIDVKGAVIMKSQAQFHPLSYLKALVNEITNAGGEIYEQTTAIDIDETTPKPMIITREGRRVACKYAIACSHFPFFDGKGFYFTRLHAERSYILGVKTKQEFPGGMFYSADSPTRSLRYTPMMNGEKLVLISGDGHKTGQGTSTHKHYKALEEFGEGVLGIEEIKYRWSAQDLYTLDKVPYVGPITSKKPNILVATGYRKWGMSNGTAAAKLLSDFVLEKENSYQELYSPSRFYADPSIKKFLMQNLDVAGHLIEGKIDIADKRIEDIANDEGSVVVVNGKRAGCYKDKEGNINLVDTTCTHMGCEVEWNSGDRSWDCPCHGSRFSVSGDVLEGPAKKPLKKVDLH; translated from the coding sequence ATGACCGAAGAATTTCCACAAGGAAAAATGCCTTATGAACCAGAACCATACTGGAAGGAATCAACACAGTTACCTACATTCTCACCGCTTTCCATTGATACGGAAGTTGATGTTGCAATTGTTGGAGGTGGGATTACGGGGATAACTACTGCTTATTTGTTAACAAAGCAAGGGATGAAGGTTGCCATCCTAGAAGCAAGCCAAATTCTAAACGGTACGACCGGACACACTACTGCGAAAATAACAGCACAGCATGGTTTGATCTATGATGAATTCATTCAACATATCGGTGAAGAAAAAACAAAACAATATTATGAAGCAAATAATGATGCACTTAACTTCGTTCGACAAACTGTTAAAGACCTAGCAATAGAATGTGATTTATCAGAAGAGGATGCCTATATGTATGCGATAAGTGATGACTATGCGCAAAAAATTATGAAGGAATACGAAGCTTATCAAAAGCTAGGAATACATAGTGATTTCTCTGAAGATATTCCTTTACCAATAGATGTCAAAGGTGCAGTCATTATGAAAAGCCAAGCTCAATTCCACCCCTTAAGTTATTTAAAAGCACTTGTGAATGAAATAACAAATGCTGGCGGAGAAATTTACGAACAAACAACAGCAATTGATATTGATGAAACAACACCAAAACCAATGATTATTACACGCGAGGGTCGTCGAGTTGCTTGTAAGTATGCAATTGCATGCTCTCACTTTCCGTTCTTTGACGGCAAAGGTTTTTACTTTACAAGACTGCATGCAGAGCGATCTTATATTTTAGGAGTCAAAACAAAACAGGAGTTTCCTGGTGGTATGTTCTACAGTGCTGATTCTCCTACGCGATCTTTACGTTACACACCGATGATGAATGGAGAAAAGTTAGTTTTAATAAGCGGGGATGGCCATAAAACAGGTCAAGGTACGTCTACCCATAAGCACTATAAAGCACTTGAAGAATTCGGTGAGGGAGTGTTGGGAATTGAAGAAATCAAATACCGTTGGTCTGCACAAGATCTCTATACCCTAGACAAAGTCCCTTATGTTGGACCTATCACTTCAAAAAAGCCAAATATTCTCGTCGCAACAGGTTATCGTAAGTGGGGGATGTCAAATGGAACAGCGGCAGCAAAATTGCTTAGTGACTTTGTCTTAGAAAAAGAAAACTCATATCAGGAATTATATAGTCCATCACGTTTTTATGCAGATCCAAGCATCAAAAAGTTCCTCATGCAAAACTTAGATGTAGCAGGACATTTAATTGAGGGGAAAATCGATATTGCGGATAAGCGAATTGAAGATATTGCAAATGATGAAGGTTCAGTTGTAGTTGTAAACGGAAAACGCGCTGGCTGTTATAAGGATAAAGAGGGGAATATAAACCTCGTTGACACAACCTGTACTCATATGGGCTGTGAAGTAGAGTGGAATAGCGGTGACCGCTCTTGGGATTGCCCATGTCATGGCTCTAGATTTTCAGTTTCTGGTGATGTTCTTGAAGGACCAGCTAAAAAACCATTGAAAAAGGTAGATTTGCATTAA
- a CDS encoding fatty acid desaturase family protein, with amino-acid sequence MKELHSFAWYAARISPKLPKKAFKPVPGRLWGGLAYLLIVIAGFLTIGLFSLNPFIYLAIAIVLGTSFAAMGFLGHEILHGTVVRKPWLRDLLGAIAFWPLSTGPRLWRKWHNLTHHVHTQKEDHDPDSWPTLERLSKTKILSWIYRLPQGFRAFVSFCSLTVMFSLHSAKMFTAYIKEFNPKHQPSVWMQFILPWVFWISLLFIMGPYKWFFAFLLPLFIANAIVMGYISTNHRLNPITEVNDPLANSLTVTVPKWVDVLHFNFSYHTEHHLFPGMSSKYYPLVKEHIKSMWPERYHEMPIGKALVALWKTPRIYYEGNKLIDPRQGHVYETLGHGLDISNITFNKLDKEDTLVRIIKKSKAKIGKVVKEE; translated from the coding sequence ATGAAAGAACTTCATTCATTTGCATGGTATGCCGCGCGTATATCTCCCAAATTACCGAAAAAGGCATTTAAGCCTGTTCCTGGACGCCTCTGGGGAGGATTAGCCTATCTGCTAATTGTCATAGCAGGGTTTTTAACAATTGGTTTATTTTCTTTAAATCCGTTTATTTACTTAGCTATTGCAATAGTACTTGGTACTAGTTTTGCAGCAATGGGATTTCTTGGGCATGAAATTTTACATGGTACGGTTGTTAGAAAACCGTGGCTACGAGATTTATTAGGTGCTATTGCGTTTTGGCCATTAAGCACTGGACCAAGACTCTGGAGAAAGTGGCATAACTTAACACATCACGTGCATACACAGAAAGAGGACCATGATCCTGATTCATGGCCAACACTAGAAAGGCTTTCTAAAACGAAAATTTTAAGTTGGATCTATCGCTTACCACAGGGATTTCGAGCATTTGTAAGCTTTTGTTCATTAACTGTGATGTTTTCATTACATTCAGCTAAAATGTTTACTGCTTATATAAAAGAATTTAATCCGAAGCATCAGCCTTCAGTGTGGATGCAATTCATCTTACCATGGGTATTTTGGATCTCCCTGTTGTTCATTATGGGACCATATAAATGGTTTTTTGCTTTCTTATTACCTTTATTTATTGCGAATGCAATTGTTATGGGGTATATCTCAACAAACCACCGTTTGAACCCAATTACTGAGGTGAATGATCCGTTAGCAAATAGCTTAACGGTAACTGTCCCAAAATGGGTTGATGTCTTACACTTTAATTTTTCATATCATACAGAGCATCATCTTTTTCCAGGGATGAGCTCAAAGTATTACCCATTAGTAAAGGAACATATTAAAAGTATGTGGCCTGAGCGCTATCATGAAATGCCTATAGGAAAAGCGTTAGTAGCACTCTGGAAAACACCGCGTATTTATTATGAAGGAAATAAACTAATAGATCCTAGACAAGGACATGTATATGAAACGTTAGGTCATGGACTAGATATTTCAAATATAACGTTTAACAAGCTTGATAAGGAAGATACATTAGTTAGAATCATTAAGAAATCAAAGGCGAAAATTGGTAAAGTTGTTAAAGAGGAATAA
- the cobA gene encoding uroporphyrinogen-III C-methyltransferase: MQMGKVYLVGAGPGDSELITVKGMEAIKKAEVILYDRLVNPRLLDYAKADCELIYCGKLPNRHFMKQEEINRTLLEKALAGFTVVRLKGGDPSVFGRVGEEAEVLAEQNVAYEIVPGITSGIAAPLYAGIPVTHRDYAGSFAMVTAHDKSKNGKPDIDWEGLARGVQTIAFYMGVSNLEHICENLIFHGKAPDTPVIVIRWGTWSRQESVVGTLSSIVEKVREGNIENPAITLVGDIVATREKIKWFEKKPLFGQQLLYVRGCAEEESFAHEYLNQGADVIEFPKWEVNKGSLDVKVRKKLPAYKRMLFMSTEAATNFFKLLKSYKIDIRQLQARLFCKQSTTIKLLEDKGFLSGLADELDSEGSLLIIGSNDHSEKNWKLDYKYGEHDYAGVYQASIDKRYESIIRRSIEDASISAILFSTSDSVHTFMKQAAHYGVALQSFAQTTDIICLNKQAWLTATNYGLNPRMQDENNKLYVEDFSQNSKNLIVSSKTY; this comes from the coding sequence ATGCAGATGGGTAAGGTGTATTTAGTTGGAGCTGGTCCTGGAGATAGTGAATTAATAACCGTAAAAGGGATGGAAGCAATTAAGAAGGCCGAGGTTATCCTTTACGATCGCTTAGTTAACCCAAGACTACTTGATTATGCAAAAGCAGACTGTGAATTGATCTATTGTGGGAAGCTTCCTAACCGACATTTTATGAAGCAGGAGGAGATAAATCGGACATTGCTTGAAAAGGCATTGGCTGGTTTTACAGTTGTAAGGTTAAAAGGTGGAGATCCTAGCGTCTTTGGAAGAGTTGGTGAGGAAGCTGAAGTTTTAGCCGAGCAGAATGTAGCCTATGAAATTGTACCCGGGATAACCTCGGGTATTGCAGCTCCTCTTTATGCAGGAATTCCTGTTACACATCGCGATTACGCTGGCTCCTTTGCAATGGTGACAGCACATGATAAATCAAAAAATGGTAAACCTGATATTGATTGGGAAGGGCTTGCTAGAGGTGTCCAAACGATTGCGTTTTATATGGGGGTTTCAAATTTAGAGCATATATGTGAAAATTTAATTTTCCACGGGAAAGCACCAGATACCCCTGTTATCGTGATTCGCTGGGGCACTTGGAGTAGACAGGAAAGTGTAGTCGGTACACTTTCTTCGATTGTTGAAAAGGTCCGGGAAGGAAATATTGAAAACCCGGCTATTACTTTAGTTGGTGATATTGTTGCAACTCGGGAAAAAATAAAATGGTTTGAGAAAAAACCGTTATTTGGCCAACAACTTCTCTATGTTCGTGGATGTGCTGAAGAAGAGAGTTTCGCACATGAGTATTTGAATCAAGGAGCAGACGTAATTGAATTCCCTAAGTGGGAAGTAAATAAAGGCTCTTTAGATGTTAAGGTTAGAAAAAAATTACCAGCTTATAAAAGAATGCTTTTTATGTCAACAGAAGCGGCAACGAATTTTTTTAAGCTCTTAAAAAGCTACAAAATAGATATTCGACAATTACAAGCAAGACTTTTTTGTAAGCAATCAACAACAATTAAGCTCCTAGAAGATAAAGGATTCCTTTCAGGATTAGCAGATGAGTTAGATAGTGAAGGAAGCTTATTAATAATTGGATCAAATGATCACAGTGAAAAGAATTGGAAGCTTGATTACAAATATGGGGAACATGATTATGCTGGTGTTTATCAAGCATCAATTGATAAAAGGTACGAATCGATTATTAGGAGGTCAATTGAAGATGCTTCAATCTCAGCAATTCTCTTTTCCACTAGTGATTCAGTTCACACTTTTATGAAGCAAGCTGCTCATTATGGCGTAGCACTTCAGTCATTTGCACAAACTACTGACATCATCTGCTTAAATAAACAAGCGTGGTTGACTGCTACTAATTATGGTCTTAACCCAAGGATGCAGGATGAAAATAATAAATTATATGTAGAAGACTTTTCACAGAATAGCAAAAATTTAATTGTTTCATCAAAAACGTACTAA
- the nirD gene encoding nitrite reductase small subunit NirD: protein MKEMTKTKVYVGPLLELPERVGKTVQLEKDKEVAVFKLSNGTVKAVENKCPHKGGVLSEGIVSGEHVFCPMHDWKICLEDGKVQAPDFGCVKKYETLIEEGDVFLLI, encoded by the coding sequence ATGAAGGAAATGACAAAAACAAAGGTGTACGTTGGTCCCCTTTTAGAATTACCAGAACGAGTTGGAAAAACTGTTCAATTAGAAAAGGATAAGGAAGTTGCTGTTTTTAAACTTTCTAATGGAACAGTCAAAGCTGTGGAAAATAAATGTCCTCATAAAGGCGGAGTCTTGAGTGAAGGAATTGTTAGTGGAGAGCATGTATTTTGTCCGATGCATGACTGGAAGATCTGCCTAGAAGACGGTAAGGTTCAAGCACCAGACTTTGGCTGTGTCAAAAAATATGAAACGCTAATCGAAGAGGGAGATGTGTTCCTCTTAATTTAA
- the nirB gene encoding nitrite reductase large subunit NirB: protein MEKKKLVLIGNGMAGVRAIEEILKVSKDLFDITIFGSEPHPNYNRILLSKVLQGDTKVKDITLNDWEWYEENNITLYTGETVTKINPEMMAVVSDKGRVVPYDELIIATGSVPFILPLPGADKQGVTAFRDIKDTDIMLEASKNYKKAAVIGGGLLGLEAARGLLNLGMDVSVIHIAPTLMERQLDETAGRLLQKELEKQGMKFLLEAQTQEIYGTDRVEGLKFKDGTQLEADLVVMAVGIKPNIELAKESGIAVNRGIIVNDFLQTDLPHVYSVGECAEHNGIPYGLVAPLYEQAKVLASHICGQEAAPYQGSVLSTQLKVSGVEVFSAGDFMDGEDKKSLKVFDEQDGIYKKIVLKGNKIVGAVLFGDSKEGNRLFSMIKKEADISDTEKITILQPIGEEAGASLVATMSADEIICGCNGVSKGAIVQAIQEKGCTSVDAIKACTSASRSCGGCKPLVADVLQLTLGSEFDASSQKEAICGCTTLSREEIVDGIKEKGLTHIREVMNVLGWESEEGCSKCRPAVNYYLGMVNPTKYEDERESRFVNERMHANIQKDGTYSVVPRMYGGVTNANELRRIADVVEKYEIPLVKVTGGQRIDLFGVKKDDLPKVWQDLDMNSGYAYGKSLRTVKTCVGETFCRFGTQDSMGLGIDLEKKFEGLQTPHKVKMAVSACPRSCAESGFKDIGFIGIDGGWEIYVGGNGGTHVRGGDLLYKVKTDQEAMEITGAYLQYYRETANYLERTSAWIERVGLAHVQSVLDDKNKRTELNARMDEALSVYKDPWKEIIESKKTTKELFETVGIS from the coding sequence GTGGAAAAAAAGAAATTAGTTCTAATAGGGAATGGAATGGCCGGTGTAAGAGCTATCGAAGAAATTTTAAAGGTTTCAAAGGATTTATTCGATATAACAATCTTTGGGAGTGAACCACATCCTAACTATAATAGAATCCTATTATCAAAGGTGTTACAGGGTGATACCAAGGTAAAAGATATTACACTAAATGACTGGGAATGGTATGAAGAAAATAATATTACCCTCTATACAGGTGAAACAGTAACGAAAATTAATCCAGAGATGATGGCAGTCGTATCAGATAAAGGTAGAGTTGTACCATATGATGAGTTGATTATCGCAACTGGATCTGTACCATTTATCCTTCCATTACCTGGTGCTGATAAGCAGGGTGTAACAGCATTCCGTGATATTAAAGATACCGACATTATGCTGGAGGCATCTAAAAATTATAAAAAAGCAGCAGTTATAGGCGGAGGCTTACTTGGATTAGAAGCAGCACGTGGCTTATTAAACTTAGGGATGGATGTCTCTGTTATCCATATCGCTCCAACATTAATGGAACGCCAGCTAGATGAAACAGCTGGACGCCTTTTACAAAAAGAACTTGAAAAACAAGGAATGAAATTTTTATTAGAAGCGCAAACACAAGAAATTTACGGGACAGACAGAGTAGAAGGATTGAAATTTAAAGATGGAACACAGCTTGAAGCAGACTTAGTTGTTATGGCGGTTGGGATTAAGCCTAATATCGAGTTAGCTAAAGAAAGTGGGATAGCTGTTAATAGAGGAATCATCGTAAATGACTTTTTACAAACAGATCTTCCACATGTTTATTCTGTTGGTGAATGTGCAGAGCATAATGGAATTCCATATGGTCTAGTTGCTCCTTTATATGAGCAAGCAAAAGTGCTGGCTAGTCACATTTGTGGTCAAGAAGCAGCACCATATCAGGGGTCTGTATTATCCACTCAATTAAAAGTTTCTGGTGTTGAAGTATTTTCAGCAGGTGACTTTATGGATGGAGAAGACAAAAAGTCTCTAAAAGTATTCGATGAACAAGATGGAATTTATAAAAAGATCGTATTAAAAGGAAATAAAATTGTCGGAGCCGTATTATTCGGGGATAGCAAAGAAGGAAATCGCCTGTTTTCAATGATTAAAAAAGAGGCTGACATTTCAGATACAGAAAAGATCACAATTTTGCAGCCGATAGGAGAGGAAGCTGGAGCTAGCTTAGTTGCTACAATGAGTGCTGATGAAATCATCTGTGGGTGTAACGGGGTTTCAAAGGGTGCAATCGTTCAAGCGATTCAGGAAAAAGGCTGTACTTCTGTTGACGCAATTAAAGCATGTACTAGTGCTTCTCGATCTTGTGGTGGATGTAAACCATTAGTTGCAGATGTCTTACAGCTTACCCTTGGCTCTGAATTCGATGCTTCCTCACAAAAAGAAGCAATTTGTGGCTGTACAACATTATCTCGAGAAGAAATTGTCGATGGCATTAAAGAAAAAGGCCTAACACATATAAGAGAAGTCATGAATGTTCTCGGATGGGAATCTGAAGAAGGCTGTTCAAAATGTCGTCCAGCAGTTAACTATTATTTAGGAATGGTAAATCCAACAAAATATGAAGATGAAAGAGAATCACGTTTTGTTAATGAGCGTATGCATGCGAATATTCAAAAAGATGGAACATACTCAGTTGTCCCAAGAATGTACGGTGGTGTTACAAATGCAAATGAATTACGTCGTATTGCAGATGTTGTTGAAAAATATGAAATTCCATTAGTAAAAGTAACCGGTGGACAACGTATTGACCTGTTTGGTGTTAAAAAAGATGATCTACCAAAGGTATGGCAGGATTTAGATATGAATTCAGGCTATGCATATGGAAAATCACTGCGTACAGTGAAAACATGTGTTGGTGAAACATTCTGTCGCTTTGGCACACAGGATTCAATGGGCTTAGGAATTGACCTTGAAAAGAAATTTGAAGGATTACAAACTCCTCACAAAGTAAAAATGGCTGTATCTGCTTGTCCTAGAAGCTGTGCAGAATCAGGCTTTAAAGATATTGGATTCATTGGTATTGATGGTGGATGGGAAATCTACGTTGGTGGTAATGGTGGTACACACGTACGTGGAGGAGACTTATTATACAAAGTAAAAACAGATCAAGAAGCAATGGAAATTACCGGTGCTTATTTACAATATTATCGTGAAACAGCAAACTATTTAGAACGTACTTCAGCATGGATCGAACGTGTTGGCTTAGCTCATGTCCAATCCGTACTAGATGATAAGAACAAGCGTACAGAGTTAAATGCTCGTATGGATGAGGCGTTATCTGTTTATAAAGATCCTTGGAAAGAGATTATTGAGAGCAAGAAAACAACGAAGGAACTATTTGAAACAGTAGGCATTTCTTAA